A single window of Methylocella tundrae DNA harbors:
- a CDS encoding bifunctional enoyl-CoA hydratase/phosphate acetyltransferase, translated as MTSASDAQMIENRTFDELAVGDSASLSHTVTQQDIDLFAVVSGDVNPAHMDPAYAKTDMFHRIIAHGMLGASLISTVLGTELPGPGTIYLGQDLRFLRPVSIGDTITTSVTVAEKHPEKGNLVLDCRCLNQNGELVISGVAHVRAPTEKVRRQRIELPDVRLSRHERFHALLAATEGLEPAVTAVAHPCDANAIGAAVEAAHAGLITPILVGPKAKILKAAEAAKVDISAFRLVDAPHSVAAAAAAVALVRDGEAALLMKGSLHTDELLHAVLAPDSGLGTGRRLSHVYLIDAPGYPRPLLLTDAAVNIAPDLDQKRDIVQNAVDLAHIIGIEKPRVAVLSAVETVNSKLRSTVDAAALCKMAERGQITGAFVDGPLAFDNAISPEAAAEKGIVSNVAGCADILVAPDLEAGNMLAKQLTFLGGADAAGIVLGARVPIILTSRADSERTRIASCAVAALIAHRKKSAAP; from the coding sequence ATGACCTCCGCGTCCGACGCCCAGATGATCGAAAATCGCACTTTCGACGAGCTTGCGGTCGGCGACAGCGCCAGCCTCTCGCATACGGTGACGCAGCAGGACATTGATCTCTTCGCGGTCGTTTCGGGCGACGTCAATCCGGCCCATATGGATCCTGCCTACGCCAAGACCGATATGTTTCATCGGATCATCGCGCATGGCATGCTGGGGGCGAGCCTGATCTCGACCGTTCTTGGCACGGAGCTGCCGGGGCCGGGGACGATCTATCTCGGTCAGGATCTGCGCTTCCTTCGGCCCGTCAGCATTGGCGACACGATCACGACGTCCGTCACCGTCGCGGAAAAGCATCCGGAAAAAGGAAATCTGGTTCTCGATTGCCGCTGCCTCAATCAGAACGGCGAGCTTGTCATCAGCGGCGTCGCTCACGTGCGCGCGCCGACGGAAAAGGTGCGTCGGCAGCGGATAGAACTCCCCGATGTGCGGCTCAGCCGGCATGAACGCTTCCACGCGCTCCTTGCCGCGACGGAGGGCTTGGAGCCCGCCGTGACGGCGGTGGCCCACCCTTGCGACGCCAACGCGATCGGCGCGGCGGTGGAGGCGGCTCATGCTGGCCTCATTACGCCGATCCTGGTCGGACCCAAAGCCAAGATCCTGAAGGCGGCGGAGGCGGCCAAGGTCGATATTTCGGCGTTCCGGCTCGTTGACGCGCCGCACAGCGTCGCCGCCGCGGCCGCCGCCGTGGCGCTGGTGCGGGACGGCGAAGCGGCCCTCCTGATGAAGGGCTCGCTGCACACCGACGAATTGCTCCACGCCGTTCTGGCGCCCGACAGCGGACTTGGCACAGGGCGCAGGCTCAGCCACGTCTATCTCATAGACGCGCCGGGATATCCGCGCCCGCTTCTTTTGACCGACGCCGCGGTGAACATCGCGCCCGATCTCGACCAGAAACGCGACATCGTGCAAAACGCCGTCGACCTCGCGCATATCATTGGCATCGAGAAGCCGCGGGTCGCCGTGCTTTCGGCCGTCGAGACGGTCAATTCGAAGCTGCGGTCGACCGTCGACGCCGCCGCGCTTTGCAAGATGGCCGAGCGCGGACAGATCACGGGCGCGTTCGTCGACGGGCCGCTCGCCTTCGACAACGCCATCAGTCCCGAAGCGGCCGCCGAAAAAGGGATCGTCTCCAATGTGGCGGGCTGCGCGGACATACTGGTCGCGCCCGATCTCGAGGCGGGCAATATGCTGGCGAAGCAACTGACCTTCCTCGGCGGCGCCGACGCCGCCGGCATCGTTCTCGGCGCGCGGGTTCCGATCATCCTCACGAGCCGCGCCGATTCGGAGCGGACCCGCATCGCCTCCTGCGCCGTCGCCGCGCTCATCGCCCATCGTAAAAAGTCGGCGGCCCCCTGA
- the ilvA gene encoding threonine ammonia-lyase, biosynthetic, translating into MTDYVRKILDARVYDVASVTPLERMTRLSQRLGCPALLKREDLQPVFSFKIRGAYNRIARLSAEARAAGVICASAGNHAQGVALSAQRLGIAATIVMPVTTPPIKIDAVRYWGGNVVLYGDAFDEAYAHAKSLEKEHGLTFLHPFDDPDVIAGQGTIGMEILQQHPDPIEAIFVPIGGGGLAAGVASYVKFLRPETQVIGVEPVDAASMKAAIDAGERVILDRVGLFADGVAVRQAGVETFRLCRKLLDDVLLADTDEMCAAIKDIFEDMRVIAEPAGALSLAGLKAYALKNPQRTGALIAINSGANMNFDRLRHVAERAEVGEAREILLGVTIPEQRGSYRRFVEILGSRTITEFNYRYAGGEKAHVFVGLKLAEAKSEKGVVIEQLKKAGYGVLDISADETAKLHVRYMVGGGAPGLSDEVILRFEFPERPGALRKFLDCLGADWNITLFHYRNHGADYGRVLVGVQAPQADRARFEERIASLGYPFEEETDNPAYRMFLKG; encoded by the coding sequence GTGACCGATTACGTCCGTAAAATCCTCGACGCGCGCGTCTATGACGTCGCGTCGGTGACGCCGCTCGAACGCATGACCCGGCTCAGCCAGAGGCTGGGCTGCCCGGCCCTTCTGAAACGTGAGGATTTGCAGCCCGTCTTCTCCTTCAAAATTCGAGGGGCCTATAATCGCATCGCAAGGCTGTCAGCCGAGGCGCGCGCGGCCGGCGTCATCTGCGCCTCGGCCGGCAATCACGCGCAAGGCGTTGCCTTGTCGGCTCAGCGCCTCGGCATAGCGGCGACGATCGTCATGCCCGTGACAACGCCTCCGATCAAGATCGACGCCGTCCGCTATTGGGGCGGCAATGTGGTGCTCTACGGCGACGCCTTCGACGAGGCCTACGCCCACGCAAAGAGTCTTGAGAAGGAGCATGGCCTGACGTTCCTGCATCCCTTCGACGATCCGGACGTCATCGCGGGCCAGGGCACGATCGGCATGGAGATCTTGCAGCAGCATCCGGACCCGATCGAAGCGATCTTTGTGCCGATCGGCGGCGGGGGCCTTGCCGCGGGCGTCGCGTCCTATGTGAAGTTCCTGCGGCCCGAGACGCAGGTGATCGGCGTCGAGCCGGTCGACGCCGCATCAATGAAAGCCGCCATCGACGCCGGCGAGCGCGTCATCCTCGATCGCGTCGGCCTTTTCGCGGATGGCGTCGCGGTTCGCCAGGCGGGCGTCGAGACGTTCCGTCTCTGCCGCAAGCTGCTCGATGACGTGCTGCTCGCCGACACCGACGAAATGTGCGCCGCGATCAAGGATATTTTCGAGGACATGCGCGTCATCGCCGAGCCGGCCGGCGCGCTGTCCCTTGCCGGGCTCAAGGCCTATGCGCTGAAGAACCCGCAACGGACCGGCGCGCTCATCGCGATCAACAGCGGCGCCAATATGAATTTCGACCGGCTGCGGCATGTCGCCGAGCGCGCGGAAGTGGGCGAAGCGCGCGAGATCCTGCTCGGCGTGACGATCCCCGAACAACGAGGCAGCTATCGCCGCTTCGTCGAGATTCTCGGCAGCCGCACCATCACCGAGTTCAATTACCGCTACGCCGGCGGCGAAAAGGCTCATGTTTTCGTCGGTCTGAAGCTGGCCGAGGCGAAAAGCGAAAAAGGCGTCGTGATCGAGCAATTGAAAAAGGCCGGCTATGGCGTGCTCGACATCAGCGCCGATGAAACCGCAAAGCTCCATGTCCGCTATATGGTCGGCGGCGGCGCCCCTGGCCTCAGCGACGAGGTGATCCTGCGCTTTGAGTTTCCCGAACGGCCCGGCGCGCTACGCAAATTTCTCGACTGTCTTGGCGCGGACTGGAACATCACTTTATTCCATTATCGCAACCACGGCGCCGATTATGGCCGCGTATTGGTCGGCGTGCAGGCGCCGCAAGCGGACAGGGCGCGCTTTGAAGAGCGTATCGCCAGCCTCGGCTATCCTTTCGAGGAGGAGACGGATAATCCCGCCTATCGCATGTTCCTGAAAGGCTGA
- the ppc gene encoding phosphoenolpyruvate carboxylase produces the protein MTKAIDPVSANGAAAIERPLIDDIRLLGQLLGETIREQEGEDTFERIETIRRLSVAFQRDADLEVERKLNELLHGLTSEQAMAVIRAFTYFAHLANIAEDRHNIRRRAEQAEKEPHLHEGGTLAKTFERLSAAAIAPETIAGAIGRSVISPVLTAHPTEVQRKSLLDAERSVAQLLLARESIKGQRERKQNELLLRARIAQLWQTRLLRYARLTVRDEIENALGFYNTTFLRQIPRLYAELEDHLGGAPVGCFFRMGSWIGGDRDGNPNVNASTLELALRRQCDAALRYYLREIHELGGELSISGKLFGCTPELRDLADRSGDENPQREDEPYRRALIGIYSRLAATLLLLTGGEALRHAVPPGEPYADAGELQADLAIVEASLRANHAAALVPARLGPLRRAVDVFGFHLASVDLRQSSDRHDETLKELLRVARVVDDYSALDEAQRQKLLVDLLRDPRPLRVPGVAYSPRTEEELEIFESARDARQSFGARAVVHYIISHTETVSDLLEVLILQKECGMMHGVLGDAGASAELMIVPLFETIEDLRNAEAIMRAFYVLPGVADLVRASGAEQEIMLGYSDSNKDGGFFTSNWELYRASTALAKLFEQHQGVALRLFHGRGGTVGRGGGPSYQAILAQPPRTVNGQIRLTEQGEVISSKYANPEIGLLNLEALVAATLEATLLPSAGAVPQAFLDAAAELSQASMKAFRAVIYDNPRFVDYFFTATPIAEIAELNIGSRPASRKSTRRIEDLRAIPWSFSWGQARLNLPGWFGFGSAVEHFIAGAPKEKMALLQRMNAEWPFFRALLSNMDMVLAKADMGIAKRYAELVPDQELAHAVFASLDHEWRRTTKALNEITGATTRLADNPALAGAIKHRFPYIAPLNHLQVELLRRWRGGDHDDKTLRSILITINGIAAGLRNTG, from the coding sequence ATGACGAAAGCTATCGATCCAGTTTCGGCGAATGGGGCGGCCGCAATCGAGCGCCCGCTCATCGACGACATTCGTCTGCTCGGCCAATTGCTCGGCGAAACCATTCGCGAGCAGGAAGGCGAAGACACGTTCGAGCGCATCGAGACTATTCGCCGTCTGAGCGTCGCCTTCCAGCGCGATGCCGACCTCGAGGTCGAACGCAAACTGAACGAATTGCTGCATGGGCTGACGTCGGAACAGGCGATGGCGGTGATACGGGCGTTCACCTATTTCGCCCATCTCGCCAATATCGCCGAGGATCGCCACAATATCCGCCGGCGCGCCGAACAGGCCGAAAAGGAGCCGCACCTTCACGAGGGCGGCACGCTCGCCAAGACGTTCGAGCGCCTCTCGGCCGCGGCCATCGCGCCGGAGACAATCGCCGGGGCGATCGGGCGCAGCGTCATCTCTCCCGTATTGACCGCCCACCCGACGGAAGTTCAGCGCAAGAGCCTGCTCGACGCCGAGCGTTCAGTCGCCCAGCTTCTCCTCGCCCGGGAAAGCATCAAAGGCCAGCGCGAGCGCAAGCAGAATGAACTTCTGCTGCGCGCCAGAATCGCGCAGCTCTGGCAGACCCGCCTTTTGCGCTATGCGCGGCTGACCGTCCGCGACGAGATCGAAAACGCGCTCGGCTTTTACAACACGACCTTCCTGCGGCAGATTCCGCGCCTTTACGCCGAACTCGAGGATCATCTCGGCGGCGCGCCGGTCGGATGCTTCTTCCGCATGGGCTCATGGATCGGCGGCGACCGCGACGGCAATCCCAACGTCAACGCCTCGACGCTTGAACTCGCCCTCAGACGCCAATGCGACGCGGCGCTGCGCTATTATCTGCGCGAGATTCACGAACTTGGCGGCGAACTTTCGATTTCGGGGAAGCTGTTTGGCTGCACGCCCGAGCTTCGGGATCTGGCGGACCGCTCCGGAGACGAAAATCCGCAGCGCGAGGACGAGCCTTATCGCCGCGCCCTGATCGGCATCTATTCAAGGCTCGCCGCCACGCTTTTGCTGCTGACGGGCGGCGAGGCTCTGCGGCACGCCGTTCCGCCGGGCGAACCTTACGCGGACGCCGGCGAACTGCAGGCCGATCTCGCCATCGTCGAGGCTTCGCTTCGCGCCAATCATGCCGCAGCCCTGGTTCCCGCCCGGCTCGGGCCGCTGCGCCGCGCCGTCGACGTGTTCGGCTTCCACCTAGCCTCGGTCGATCTGCGCCAAAGCTCCGACCGGCACGACGAAACGCTGAAGGAGCTTTTGCGCGTCGCGCGAGTGGTTGACGATTACTCCGCGCTCGATGAAGCGCAGAGGCAAAAGCTCCTCGTCGACCTTTTGCGCGATCCGCGGCCGCTGCGCGTTCCGGGCGTCGCCTATTCGCCCCGCACGGAAGAGGAGCTTGAGATCTTCGAGTCCGCGCGCGACGCGCGTCAGTCTTTCGGCGCTCGCGCCGTGGTGCATTACATCATCAGCCATACCGAGACGGTCAGCGACCTTCTGGAGGTTCTGATTCTGCAAAAAGAATGCGGCATGATGCATGGCGTCCTTGGCGACGCCGGCGCTTCAGCCGAACTCATGATCGTTCCGCTGTTCGAGACGATCGAGGATCTGCGCAACGCCGAAGCCATCATGCGCGCCTTCTATGTGCTGCCGGGCGTCGCCGATCTGGTGCGCGCCTCCGGCGCGGAGCAGGAGATCATGCTCGGCTATTCCGACAGCAACAAGGATGGCGGCTTCTTCACCAGTAATTGGGAGCTTTACCGCGCCTCCACCGCTCTCGCCAAATTGTTCGAGCAGCATCAGGGCGTCGCGCTTCGCCTTTTCCACGGACGCGGCGGCACCGTCGGACGCGGCGGCGGCCCGAGCTATCAGGCAATCCTCGCGCAGCCGCCAAGGACGGTCAATGGACAGATCAGGCTGACCGAACAGGGCGAAGTCATTTCGTCCAAATACGCAAATCCGGAAATCGGGCTGCTCAACCTCGAGGCCCTTGTCGCGGCGACCCTTGAGGCGACCCTATTGCCGTCGGCGGGCGCGGTCCCGCAGGCGTTTCTCGACGCGGCGGCGGAGCTTTCGCAAGCCAGCATGAAGGCCTTCCGCGCAGTGATCTACGACAATCCCCGCTTTGTCGATTACTTCTTCACCGCGACGCCGATCGCCGAGATCGCCGAACTCAACATCGGCTCGCGTCCGGCCTCGCGCAAATCGACGCGGCGGATCGAAGATCTGCGGGCGATTCCGTGGAGCTTTTCCTGGGGTCAGGCGCGCCTTAATCTTCCGGGCTGGTTCGGATTCGGTTCGGCGGTCGAGCATTTCATCGCCGGCGCGCCTAAGGAAAAGATGGCGCTGCTCCAGCGCATGAACGCCGAATGGCCATTCTTCCGCGCGCTTTTGTCGAACATGGACATGGTGCTCGCCAAGGCCGACATGGGGATCGCCAAACGCTATGCGGAGCTGGTGCCGGATCAGGAACTCGCGCACGCCGTCTTCGCTTCCCTCGACCATGAATGGCGGCGCACGACGAAGGCGCTGAACGAGATTACCGGCGCGACGACGCGGCTCGCCGATAATCCGGCTCTCGCCGGCGCGATCAAGCACCGCTTTCCCTACATCGCGCCTTTGAACCATCTGCAGGTGGAGCTGCTGCGGCGCTGGCGCGGCGGCGACCACGACGACAAGACCTTGCGCTCGATCCTCATCACCATTAACGGCATAGCGGCGGGCTTGCGCAATACCGGCTGA
- a CDS encoding elongation factor G yields the protein MTGSVPKAAAGPRSIALIGPQGAGKSTLFDALLLAAGAPAKRQTDVRGRPGSEARLGHCAFLGERWSILDCAGSVEFAFETSAALMAVDLAVVVCEPTTERISNLPLLLKSLEEHNLPHLIFINKIDTLAGSFQDAIAALQTHSTRPLLARQLPIRAGDAVIGYIDVVTGRAYRYGEKQSVEPIELPPQMREPEKQALTGLTETLADQDDALMEKLLEDVTPTPEELYQHLRKDQAKGSIVEVLIGAASRGHGVYRLWKALRHDVPTAIETAQRRGVPAGDQPAVQIFKTVQAGKLCYGRVWRGALRDGATLDGVRVGGIYRFAGAESVRAPEADAGELVALGRLDGVATGAFLGGAQMEPFPEPPPPVYELAVTTKDRKDDVKLSAALQKLVQDDPSLSIEHRPETGETVLRGQGEIHLNAAIERLSSVYNVLVTVSAPKIAYKETIRRAVSQHGRVKRQTGGHGQFADVKLEVEPRPRGAGFLFTDKIVGGSVPRNYIPAVREAAEEAMQKGPLGYPVVDVGVTLVDGGFHAVDSSDMAFRTATRIAIAEALAKAEPVLLEPVDHITVSVPNAFTAAAQRLLSGRRGQIMGYTEKPGWPGWDDVEALAPAAELHDFIMDLRSDTMGLGAYRRRFDHLSEARR from the coding sequence ATGACAGGTTCTGTCCCGAAGGCCGCTGCTGGACCGCGCTCAATTGCGCTTATAGGCCCCCAAGGCGCCGGCAAGTCCACTTTATTCGACGCGCTCCTGCTCGCGGCGGGGGCGCCGGCAAAGCGCCAGACGGACGTGCGCGGGCGCCCTGGCTCCGAGGCGAGGCTTGGCCATTGCGCCTTTCTCGGCGAGCGCTGGTCGATTCTCGATTGCGCCGGTTCGGTGGAATTTGCTTTTGAAACGTCCGCCGCGCTGATGGCGGTCGATCTTGCGGTGGTTGTCTGCGAACCGACGACCGAGCGCATCTCGAATCTGCCGTTGCTCCTGAAATCGCTCGAAGAGCACAACCTGCCGCATCTCATCTTCATCAACAAGATAGATACGCTCGCGGGCTCGTTCCAGGATGCGATCGCGGCGTTGCAGACGCATTCGACGCGTCCGCTGCTGGCGCGCCAGCTGCCGATCCGCGCCGGCGACGCCGTCATCGGCTATATCGACGTCGTGACCGGGCGCGCCTACCGCTATGGCGAGAAACAGAGCGTCGAGCCGATCGAACTGCCGCCGCAGATGCGCGAACCCGAAAAGCAGGCGTTGACGGGCCTTACCGAAACGTTGGCGGATCAGGATGACGCCTTGATGGAGAAGCTCCTCGAAGACGTCACGCCGACGCCGGAGGAGCTTTATCAGCACTTGCGCAAAGACCAGGCGAAAGGCTCGATCGTCGAAGTGCTGATCGGCGCGGCGAGCCGCGGGCATGGCGTCTATCGCTTGTGGAAAGCCTTGCGTCACGACGTGCCGACGGCGATTGAGACGGCGCAGCGGCGCGGCGTTCCGGCTGGTGACCAGCCGGCGGTTCAGATTTTCAAGACGGTGCAGGCTGGCAAGCTCTGCTACGGCCGCGTCTGGCGCGGCGCCCTGCGCGATGGCGCGACGCTCGATGGCGTCCGTGTCGGCGGCATCTACCGCTTCGCCGGCGCGGAATCGGTTCGCGCGCCAGAAGCCGACGCCGGGGAGCTTGTTGCGCTCGGCCGCCTCGACGGGGTGGCGACCGGCGCGTTTCTCGGCGGCGCGCAGATGGAGCCCTTCCCCGAGCCGCCGCCGCCGGTCTATGAACTCGCCGTGACGACGAAGGATCGAAAGGATGACGTCAAGCTTTCCGCCGCTCTGCAAAAGCTTGTCCAGGACGATCCTTCGCTCAGCATCGAGCATCGCCCCGAGACGGGCGAGACGGTGCTAAGGGGGCAGGGCGAGATCCATCTCAATGCGGCGATCGAGCGCCTTTCCTCGGTTTATAATGTTCTCGTTACGGTCAGCGCGCCGAAAATCGCCTATAAAGAGACGATCCGGCGCGCGGTGTCGCAGCATGGCCGGGTGAAACGCCAGACCGGCGGCCACGGTCAGTTCGCCGACGTGAAGCTCGAGGTAGAACCGCGCCCGCGCGGCGCAGGCTTCCTGTTTACGGATAAGATCGTCGGCGGCTCCGTGCCGAGGAACTATATTCCCGCGGTGCGCGAAGCCGCCGAAGAGGCGATGCAGAAGGGCCCGCTCGGCTATCCGGTGGTCGACGTCGGGGTGACCCTTGTCGATGGCGGCTTCCACGCGGTTGACAGCTCCGATATGGCGTTCAGGACGGCGACGCGCATCGCGATCGCGGAAGCTTTGGCGAAGGCCGAGCCTGTGTTGCTGGAGCCGGTCGACCACATAACGGTCAGCGTGCCAAATGCCTTCACGGCCGCCGCGCAACGCTTGCTGAGCGGGCGCCGCGGCCAAATCATGGGCTATACCGAAAAGCCCGGCTGGCCCGGCTGGGACGATGTCGAGGCGCTGGCTCCCGCCGCCGAGCTGCATGACTTCATCATGGATCTGCGCTCGGATACGATGGGCCTTGGCGCTTACCGCCGCCGGTTCGACCATCTCTCGGAGGCGCGGCGGTAA
- a CDS encoding tautomerase family protein — translation MPLLRFDLVEGRSDESLAALLDAAHAAMLDAFHVPADDRYQIVNEHPASRMVIKDTGLGIARTANVVVVQVTTRPRPQAQKVDFYARLARYLHERCGVDPADLMVSCVENTDEDWSFGHGRAQFLTGEL, via the coding sequence ATGCCTCTTTTACGATTTGACCTCGTCGAAGGCCGCTCCGACGAAAGCCTCGCCGCCCTTCTCGATGCGGCCCATGCAGCCATGCTTGATGCGTTCCACGTGCCCGCGGACGACCGCTATCAGATCGTTAACGAGCATCCAGCCTCTCGCATGGTCATTAAGGATACGGGTCTTGGGATTGCCAGAACCGCCAATGTCGTGGTTGTCCAGGTAACGACTCGCCCGCGCCCTCAGGCGCAGAAGGTCGACTTCTACGCCCGTCTTGCCCGTTATCTGCATGAGCGCTGCGGCGTCGATCCGGCGGACCTCATGGTGTCCTGCGTCGAGAACACTGACGAGGACTGGTCGTTTGGTCACGGGCGAGCGCAATTCCTCACCGGCGAGTTGTGA
- a CDS encoding MDR family oxidoreductase, with the protein MFKGLLTDKAGGSYATKLTQLDEAQLPDGDVTVRVAYSTLNYKDALAITGRFPVVRHFPMVPGIDLVGAVEDSGSPKFKRGDLVLVNGFGIGDVHWGGLAERARLKSDWLIPLPKAFTPRQAMAIGTAGYTAMLCVMALEHNGVTPDKGEVLVTGAAGGVGGIAIALLHKLGYAVVASTGRAAEADYLKGLGAGEVIDRAKLSSPGEPLQKERWAGAIDSVGSHTLANVLAAMRYGGAAAACGLAQGLDLPGSVAPFILRGVTLAGIDSVYRPMPDRLEAWRRLSSDLDTRRLDSLTHQIGLDETIGYASKILEGAVRGRLVVAIDQGAAG; encoded by the coding sequence ATGTTCAAGGGTTTGCTGACCGATAAAGCCGGCGGGTCTTACGCGACAAAACTGACGCAGCTCGACGAGGCTCAATTGCCGGACGGGGACGTCACGGTGCGCGTGGCCTATTCGACACTGAACTACAAGGACGCATTGGCGATCACCGGCCGTTTCCCTGTGGTGCGTCATTTTCCTATGGTTCCGGGCATTGACCTCGTCGGCGCCGTGGAAGACAGCGGCAGCCCGAAATTCAAGCGCGGCGATCTCGTCCTTGTCAATGGCTTTGGCATCGGCGACGTCCATTGGGGCGGTCTCGCGGAACGCGCGCGCCTCAAAAGCGACTGGCTGATTCCGCTGCCGAAAGCGTTTACGCCGCGTCAGGCAATGGCGATCGGCACGGCGGGTTATACTGCGATGCTCTGTGTTATGGCGCTGGAGCATAATGGCGTCACGCCGGACAAGGGCGAGGTGCTCGTCACCGGCGCGGCGGGGGGCGTCGGCGGCATCGCCATCGCGCTGTTGCATAAGCTCGGCTATGCCGTCGTCGCTTCGACAGGCCGGGCGGCGGAAGCAGATTATTTGAAAGGTCTCGGCGCGGGGGAAGTGATCGACCGTGCGAAGCTGTCTTCGCCCGGCGAACCGCTGCAAAAGGAGCGCTGGGCCGGCGCGATCGACAGCGTCGGCAGCCATACTCTCGCAAATGTCCTCGCGGCCATGCGCTATGGGGGCGCGGCGGCCGCCTGCGGACTTGCGCAGGGGCTTGATCTGCCCGGCTCCGTCGCGCCCTTCATCCTGCGCGGCGTCACTCTCGCAGGGATCGACAGCGTCTACCGCCCGATGCCCGACCGCCTCGAGGCCTGGCGCCGGTTATCGAGCGATCTCGATACGAGGAGGCTCGATTCCCTGACGCATCAAATCGGCCTCGACGAGACGATCGGCTACGCCTCGAAAATACTCGAGGGAGCCGTGCGCGGGCGCCTCGTCGTCGCCATCGATCAGGGCGCCGCGGGCTGA
- a CDS encoding DUF2188 domain-containing protein, protein MSKIAYHVVEHDGGWAYTLDGVYSETFPSHAAAVAAAKRVAEEQRTPGETEEIEYETEKGKWKTERADGDDRPSTEVIE, encoded by the coding sequence ATGAGTAAAATTGCCTATCATGTAGTCGAGCACGATGGAGGCTGGGCCTATACGTTGGATGGCGTGTACTCGGAGACTTTCCCAAGCCATGCCGCTGCTGTCGCCGCGGCGAAACGCGTGGCGGAAGAACAGAGGACGCCGGGAGAGACCGAGGAAATCGAATATGAAACCGAAAAGGGAAAATGGAAAACCGAGCGCGCCGACGGCGATGATCGGCCATCGACCGAGGTCATCGAATAG
- a CDS encoding HlyD family secretion protein: MDDAAKDPPLSQAPAAAPPRDSRARWLYPLLRVILVAAIGYLAWFIAGHWNRWTGAARFETTDDAYIVGDVTPLAAKVSGYVKTVAVGDYQPVRKGDLIVEIDPSDYTAALEQAEASRAAAQASLDNLANQKDVQRALVRQAEATIEATQADLKRYQLEQKRQQELLQTRIAGLPQLAEQADANEKRTEAQLLLNQAQLDQQKALLSSLDVQKKQLEAQLRAAAAAADLAHNNLTYTRILSPADGLVGQRQVRPGQFVNAGAQVIAVVPLPNIWVIANYKETQMTNIRIGEPARVTVDAFPDLKLTGHVDSWSPGTGSTFALLPPDNATGNFTKVVQRVPVKIVLDPNPALGALVRPGMSVVATIDTRNGEGAGAGAAMAPPAATK, from the coding sequence ATGGATGACGCGGCGAAAGATCCGCCACTGTCGCAAGCCCCGGCTGCGGCGCCGCCGCGAGACTCCCGGGCGAGATGGCTTTATCCGCTCCTGCGCGTCATTCTGGTCGCGGCGATTGGCTATCTCGCCTGGTTCATCGCGGGACATTGGAACCGCTGGACCGGCGCCGCCCGCTTCGAGACGACCGACGACGCCTACATCGTCGGCGACGTCACGCCGCTCGCGGCGAAGGTTTCGGGCTATGTGAAGACGGTCGCTGTTGGCGACTATCAGCCCGTGCGCAAAGGTGATCTCATCGTCGAAATCGATCCTTCCGACTACACTGCGGCGCTGGAGCAAGCGGAGGCTTCTCGCGCGGCGGCGCAGGCGAGCCTCGATAATCTGGCCAACCAGAAAGACGTGCAGCGGGCCCTTGTTCGTCAGGCCGAGGCGACGATCGAAGCAACGCAAGCGGACCTCAAGCGCTACCAGCTCGAACAGAAGCGTCAGCAGGAATTGCTGCAAACCCGCATCGCCGGGCTGCCGCAACTGGCCGAGCAGGCGGACGCCAATGAAAAACGCACCGAGGCGCAACTCCTCCTGAATCAGGCGCAGCTCGATCAGCAAAAGGCCCTTCTCTCCAGTCTCGACGTCCAGAAGAAACAGCTTGAGGCGCAGTTGCGCGCAGCCGCCGCCGCGGCCGATCTCGCGCACAACAATCTGACCTATACGCGCATCCTTTCGCCGGCCGATGGATTGGTCGGTCAGCGCCAGGTGCGCCCGGGACAATTCGTCAATGCGGGCGCGCAGGTGATTGCCGTGGTGCCGCTGCCCAACATCTGGGTGATCGCCAATTACAAGGAAACGCAAATGACGAACATCCGGATTGGAGAGCCGGCGCGCGTTACCGTCGACGCCTTTCCGGATCTGAAGCTGACCGGCCATGTCGACAGTTGGTCTCCAGGCACAGGCAGCACATTCGCCCTGCTGCCGCCAGATAATGCGACGGGCAACTTCACTAAAGTCGTCCAGCGCGTTCCGGTGAAGATCGTGCTCGATCCGAACCCGGCGCTCGGCGCTTTGGTGCGGCCGGGCATGTCCGTCGTCGCCACGATCGATACGAGAAACGGCGAGGGGGCTGGCGCTGGCGCGGCTATGGCGCCGCCTGCCGCGACCAAGTGA